In Musa acuminata AAA Group cultivar baxijiao chromosome BXJ2-10, Cavendish_Baxijiao_AAA, whole genome shotgun sequence, a genomic segment contains:
- the LOC135585557 gene encoding uncharacterized protein LOC135585557 isoform X3, whose protein sequence is MAGEKPPLEICKGVNDLDKVVALRDARGSSAEQIEQLRRRSYALTGEVKFAQEEDIRLETTRARLSNVLKRHEELKERLSRDSDKMIFERLQKEFEAARAAQSEEISLDGEQWNDGLLATIRERVHMEADRKAISSQTSTPLDPPIHAKITYKIKNKVICCLEGARIGIQFETIFAGNSSIKTDFGCSTCRTSDTYVLVNNDEPGTLVCMGDSKEGEEEGATVEEKEEEKEVVEEEEEAKGRRERKKRWRQRMRNERRLAIVKGGETREEVCNCRDQVGRYSAGLMLTMWATRPMWHLSRWLYLGTHLYF, encoded by the exons CAAATAGAGCAATTGAGGAGAAGGTCGTATGCACTAACTGGGGAAGTG AAATTTGCACAGGAGGAGGATATTCGACTAGAGACGACACGTGCTCGAT TGTCAAATGTGCTCAAAAGGCATGAAGAGTTGAAGGAGCGGTTATCAAG GGACTCTGATAAGATGATATTTGAGCGTTTGCAGAAAGAATTTGAAGCTGCACGAGCTGCTCAATCTGAAG AGATCTCCTTGGATGGTGAGCAGTGGAATGATGGACTACTAGCTACGATCCGTGAAAGA GTTCACATGGAAGCTGATAGAAAGGCAATATCAAGTCAAACAAGTACTCCGCTGGATCCACCGATCCATGCAAAAATaacatacaaaataaaaaataag GTGATATGTTGTCTGGAAGGTGCAAGAATTGGCATACAATTTGAGACCATTTTTGCTG GCAATAGTAGCATCAAAACAGATTTTGGTTGTTCAACGTGCCGCACATCGGACACATATGTGTTGGTGAATAACGATGAACCCGGTACACTGGTTTGTATGGGTGACTcaaaggaaggagaagaggaaggggcgacggtggaggaaaaggaggaagaaaaagaagtggtggaggaagaggaggaagcaaaaggacgaagagaaaggaagaagaggtggcGACAGAGGATGAGGAATGAGAGGAGGTTGGCGATAGTAAAAGGAGGCGAAACTCGTGAAGAAGTTTGTAATTGTCGAGATCAAGTGGGGAGGTATTCTGCAGGACTCATGCTGACCATGTGGGCCACTCGCCCGATGTGGCATTTGAGTAGGTGGCTGTATTTGGGAACTCATTTGTATTTTTAA
- the LOC135585557 gene encoding uncharacterized protein LOC135585557 isoform X1 gives MAGEKPPLEICKGVNDLDKVVALRDARGSSAEQIEQLRRRSYALTGEVKFAQEEDIRLETTRARLSNVLKRHEELKERLSRDSDKMIFERLQKEFEAARAAQSEEISLDGEQWNDGLLATIRERVHMEADRKAISSQTSTPLDPPIHAKITYKIKNKVICCLEGARIGIQFETIFAGEPCEIYHCVLESKSFLEKMSVIEHTVPFFLPIREAENDLLSSNAIKFIDYVGEILQSYVERREQVRLIKELYGNQIGELFHSLSYNLIEFVLEDFDCKVTVSLRYADLVSILPSRIRVLAWPVHPSKKILAVDRKESGPALAQSIPSRLSYAEDALRTMSLPEAYAEIVLNLPRVLQQMFPHLGGA, from the exons CAAATAGAGCAATTGAGGAGAAGGTCGTATGCACTAACTGGGGAAGTG AAATTTGCACAGGAGGAGGATATTCGACTAGAGACGACACGTGCTCGAT TGTCAAATGTGCTCAAAAGGCATGAAGAGTTGAAGGAGCGGTTATCAAG GGACTCTGATAAGATGATATTTGAGCGTTTGCAGAAAGAATTTGAAGCTGCACGAGCTGCTCAATCTGAAG AGATCTCCTTGGATGGTGAGCAGTGGAATGATGGACTACTAGCTACGATCCGTGAAAGA GTTCACATGGAAGCTGATAGAAAGGCAATATCAAGTCAAACAAGTACTCCGCTGGATCCACCGATCCATGCAAAAATaacatacaaaataaaaaataag GTGATATGTTGTCTGGAAGGTGCAAGAATTGGCATACAATTTGAGACCATTTTTGCTG GAGAACCTTGTGAAATATACCATTGTGTGCTTGAAAGCAAATCATTTCTTGAAAAGATGTCAGTGATTGAGCACACAGTTCCTTTCTTTCTCCCAATACGGGAAGCAGAAAATGACCTTCTCTCTTCTAATGCAATT AAATTCATAGATTATGTTGGAGAAATTCTGCAGTCGTATGTTGAGAGGAGAGAACAG GTTCGCCTTATCAAGGAGCTATATGGAAACCAAATTGGGGAACTATTTCATAGCCTTTCTTACAACTTAATTGAATTTGTATTGGAGGACTTTGATTG CAAGGTGACTGTCAGTCTCAGATATGCCGACCTTGTTTCTATATTGCCAAGTAGGATCAGGGTTTTGGCATGGCCTGTACACCCTTCTAAGAAGATTTTAGCGGTGGATAGAAAAGAAAGTGGGCCTGCACTAGCTCAATCTATTCCATCTCGTCTTTCCTATGCTGAGGATGCTCTCAGAACTATGAGCTTGCCAGAAG CATATGCAGAGATAGTGTTGAATCTCCCCCGGGTGCTGCAACAGATGTTCCCACATCTTGGTGGTGCTTAA
- the LOC135585557 gene encoding uncharacterized protein LOC135585557 isoform X2, whose product MAGEKPPLEICKGVNDLDKVVALRDARGSSAEQIEQLRRRSYALTGEVKFAQEEDIRLETTRARLSNVLKRHEELKERLSRDSDKMIFERLQKEFEAARAAQSEEISLDGEQWNDGLLATIRERVHMEADRKAISSQTSTPLDPPIHAKITYKIKNKVICCLEGARIGIQFETIFAGEPCEIYHCVLESKSFLEKMSVIEHTVPFFLPIREAENDLLSSNAIVRLIKELYGNQIGELFHSLSYNLIEFVLEDFDCKVTVSLRYADLVSILPSRIRVLAWPVHPSKKILAVDRKESGPALAQSIPSRLSYAEDALRTMSLPEAYAEIVLNLPRVLQQMFPHLGGA is encoded by the exons CAAATAGAGCAATTGAGGAGAAGGTCGTATGCACTAACTGGGGAAGTG AAATTTGCACAGGAGGAGGATATTCGACTAGAGACGACACGTGCTCGAT TGTCAAATGTGCTCAAAAGGCATGAAGAGTTGAAGGAGCGGTTATCAAG GGACTCTGATAAGATGATATTTGAGCGTTTGCAGAAAGAATTTGAAGCTGCACGAGCTGCTCAATCTGAAG AGATCTCCTTGGATGGTGAGCAGTGGAATGATGGACTACTAGCTACGATCCGTGAAAGA GTTCACATGGAAGCTGATAGAAAGGCAATATCAAGTCAAACAAGTACTCCGCTGGATCCACCGATCCATGCAAAAATaacatacaaaataaaaaataag GTGATATGTTGTCTGGAAGGTGCAAGAATTGGCATACAATTTGAGACCATTTTTGCTG GAGAACCTTGTGAAATATACCATTGTGTGCTTGAAAGCAAATCATTTCTTGAAAAGATGTCAGTGATTGAGCACACAGTTCCTTTCTTTCTCCCAATACGGGAAGCAGAAAATGACCTTCTCTCTTCTAATGCAATT GTTCGCCTTATCAAGGAGCTATATGGAAACCAAATTGGGGAACTATTTCATAGCCTTTCTTACAACTTAATTGAATTTGTATTGGAGGACTTTGATTG CAAGGTGACTGTCAGTCTCAGATATGCCGACCTTGTTTCTATATTGCCAAGTAGGATCAGGGTTTTGGCATGGCCTGTACACCCTTCTAAGAAGATTTTAGCGGTGGATAGAAAAGAAAGTGGGCCTGCACTAGCTCAATCTATTCCATCTCGTCTTTCCTATGCTGAGGATGCTCTCAGAACTATGAGCTTGCCAGAAG CATATGCAGAGATAGTGTTGAATCTCCCCCGGGTGCTGCAACAGATGTTCCCACATCTTGGTGGTGCTTAA